Proteins encoded together in one Musa acuminata AAA Group cultivar baxijiao chromosome BXJ3-6, Cavendish_Baxijiao_AAA, whole genome shotgun sequence window:
- the LOC135641269 gene encoding NDR1/HIN1-like protein 6, with protein sequence MKELVEERPTSKPMLKKPPGYLDPAAPYPAAPRPPPRRQPLPPAFRQPGKPLTQQRHRRPRRSCCCRVCCWASAVALVLGTLLAVAMGLAYLWFQPRLPSFRLESLNATALRVVASPDGTFLDAAIKVGILATNPNGRIVLEYGDGDARVVVADDDGDVGVGAVAITGFEQGRRNRTVVRFAAAAKGVAVDEVAGARIRAGFRSKEVRFGVELRTKVGLQVGGKSTGKVLIRVGCSPVSLQQGVSGGTLPKCLFYLFSWINLH encoded by the exons ATGAAGGAGCTGGTGGAAGAGAGGCCTACGTCGAAGCCGATGCTGAAGAAGCCACCGGGGTACCTCGACCCCGCGGCGCCGTACCCGGCAGCGCCGAGGCCGCCGCCCAGGCGGCAGCCGCTGCCCCCGGCCTTCCGCCAGCCCGGGAAGCCACTAACCCAGCAGCGCCATCGCCGACCGCGGCGCTCCTGCTGTTGCCGCGTCTGCTGCTGGGCCTCCGCTGTGGCCCTCGTCTTGGGTACCTTACTTGCCGTCGCCATGGGGCTCGCCTACCTCTGGTTCCAGCCGCGGCTCCCCTCCTTCCGCCTCGAGTCCCTCAACGCCACCGCGCTCCGCGTCGTCGCCAGCCCCGACGGGACCTTCCTCGACGCGGCTATCAAGGTCGGGATCCTGGCGACTAACCCCAACGGGAGAATCGTGCTGGAGTACGGCGACGGGGACGCCCGGGTGGTGGTGGCGGACGACGACGGTGACGTGGGGGTGGGGGCGGTGGCGATCACGGGGTTCGAGCAGGGGAGGAGGAACCGGACGGTGGTTCGGTTTGCGGCGGCGGCGAAGGGGGTAGCTGTGGATGAGGTGGCTGGGGCGAGGATCCGAGCCGGGTTCAGGAGTAAGGAGGTGCGTTTCGGAGTGGAGTTGAGGACGAAGGTGGGGCTCCAGGTGGGCGGTAAGAGCACCGGGAAGGTGTTGATCCGGGTGGGGTGCAGCCCGGTGAGTTTACAGCAGGGGGTGAGCGGTGGGACGCTGCCCAAATGCCTCTTCTACTTGTTTAGTTG GATTAATTTGCATTGA